The proteins below are encoded in one region of Mya arenaria isolate MELC-2E11 chromosome 15, ASM2691426v1:
- the LOC128218729 gene encoding uncharacterized protein LOC128218729 encodes MMAEGQGDKNEPYRRIAKALAKIIKDITPQQDLADLKYHRLNASEEEIVEQLRRYGDSVSEDENESVYASISSIFKKAEVTSFSKKTKLLLLAFQNYHQLHLVGRIVSEMLIGTDHKKWPTVIGLDDLDGSAFVLYAKALVKGYEFRRRIRLMVVGIQSVGKTLLVNNLVDNINASQDGEIPDAEHSQSTEGIDVHICKSDTSNKWIKVDRSEMFGFADRIRNAMFDKPSDEEGNAPAGEVTQVELKEKLQSQHDGNIIKVILDELANKLPTLDTPANSNETFVSIWDFAGQNLYYSSHHFFLNNRCIYLLLMDMTKDLNNRVEKGYSQSGLFHQDFTYLDAFRFWLNSIHMYCSTEAQNNRVQPTVILIGTHKDLMTCCEEQKEEKMEAVFEKALESFIDTPILQHVHDKKFLVNNLEPEDPVYHQIRDEVQQIAEKQPYWNEKYPTSFVQLEKSLDSMRENRKEIVTFNEIQKANQENVMPVDEDQLRLFLQLEHMFGNVLYFNTDELKDNIVISPQWIIDAFKCFITHRHGKSDNTALRKEYRELAIIKPKLLEEIIERSPKNVRAHGDIVVKYMEHLNILAKPVLIEMYEDNEEEKSRYASEKGEFDVNLDRDKLKLVPYNVKMLDFYIVPCQLKAVPDKITLGELKNPSNWLTTPALCFVFNDKFMPPAVFHRLLAASIRTWEIAKYSTDANEQTLLFNGIGVFKTSALSQLRLWYQDHNIYFRIAFMTSQVDSEKAIDTFTCQTVRRTLNKHLRAILGLLPRSRSAKGVLPFEEYVQCPKLDTHNHGLFRVNDFIIEDEKTCSDHHALGEAHVLTKADVLGSWYKDAL; translated from the coding sequence ATGATGGCAGAAGGCCAAGGAGATAAAAACGAGCCCTATCGTAGAATAGCCAAGGCTTTAGCTAAGATCATAAAAGACATAACCCCGCAACAAGACCTTGCTGATCTGAAGTATCACAGATTAAATGCGTCCGAAGAAGAAATTGTGGAACAACTACGGCGTTACGGAGATTCTGTGTCTGAAGATGAAAATGAGAGTGTCTATGCATCAATTTCGTCTATATTCAAGAAAGCAGAGGTTACatctttttcaaagaaaactaagcTTCTTTTGTTAGCATTTCAAAATTATCACCAACTTCATTTGGTTGGTCGAATTGTTTCTGAAATGCTTATCGGCACAGATCATAAAAAATGGCCAACAGTGATAGGACTTGACGATTTGGATGGGAGTGCATTTGTACTGTATGCAAAGGCTTTGGTTAAAGGATATGAATTCCGTCGTAGGATACGACTGATGGTAGTTGGCATTCAGTCAGTCGGCAAAACATTACTTGTTAATAATTtagttgacaatatcaatgcatCTCAAGATGGAGAAATTCCCGACGCAGAACATTCACAAAGTACAGAAGGAATCGATGTGCATATTTGTAAGTCTGATACCAGCAATAAGTGGATAAAAGTAGATAGGTCAGAAATGTTTGGGTTTGCGGATAGAATTAGGAACGCAATGTTCGACAAACCTTCTGACGAGGAAGGCAATGCACCAGCAGGAGAAGTTACACAGGTTGAATTAAAAGAGAAGTTACAATCTCAACATGATGGGAATATCATAAAAGTGATTCTGGATGAATTGGCAAATAAACTTCCAACATTGGACACTCCAGCAAACAGCAACGAGACGTTTGTTTCAATTTGGGATTTCGCGGGACAGAATCTTTACTATTCGTCCCATCACTTTTTCTTAAACAACCGATGTATTTATTTACTTCTCATGGACATGACTAAAGATCTGAATAATAGAGTTGAAAAGGGATATTCACAGTCTGGCTTGTTTCACCAAGACTTCACGTATTTAGATGCTTTTAGATTTTGGCTCAATTCCATACATATGTACTGTTCAACTGAGGCTCAAAATAATAGAGTTCAACCAACAGTCATTTTGATTGGAACTCACAAAGATCTGATGACATGTTGTGAGGAacagaaagaagaaaaaatggaAGCGGTCTTTGAAAAGGCATTGGAGTCCTTTATAGATACACCAATTTTGCAACATGTTCATGACAAGAAATTCCTGGTAAATAACCTTGAGCCTGAAGACCCAGTTTACCATCAAATAAGGGATGAAGTGCAACAGATTGCAGAAAAGCAACCTTACTGGAATGAAAAATACCCCACAAGCTTTGTACAACTCGAAAAGTCATTAGACTCCATGCGAGAAAATCGCAAAGAGATCGTAACgtttaatgaaatacaaaaagcTAACCAAGAAAATGTTATGCCAGTTGACGAGGATCAACTACGGCTCTTTCTTCAGCTGGAACATATGTTTGgaaatgttctttattttaatacagatgAGTTGAAAGACAACATTGTCATTTCTCCACAGTGGATTATTGACGCGTTTAAGTGCTTTATTACACACAGGCATGGGAAATCGGATAATACGGCACTTCGAAAGGAGTACAGGGAGTTAGCTATCATAAAGCCGAAGCTTTTGGAAGAAATTATTGAACGGAGCCCGAAAAACGTTCGAGCACACGGGGATATAGTAGTGAAGTACATGGAACACCTCAACATCTTGGCCAAACCAGTACTGATAGAAATGTATGAAGACAATGAAGAGGAAAAGTCAAGATATGCTTCTGAGAAGGGAGAATTCGATGTCAATTTAGACAGAGACAAACTCAAACTTGTCCCctataatgtaaaaatgttagATTTTTACATTGTACCTTGTCAGCTTAAAGCTGTGCCGGATAAAATTACATTGGGTGAGTTAAAGAATCCGAGCAACTGGCTCACAACTCCAGcactatgttttgttttcaacgACAAATTTATGCCTCCAGCTGTCTTTCACCGACTTCTTGCAGCTAGTATTCGTACTTGGGAAATTGCCAAATACAGTACGGACGCAAATGAGCAGACACTGCTGTTTAACGGAATAGGAGTGTTCAAGACATCAGCCCTCTCGCAGTTAAGGCTCTGGTATCAAGATCACAACATTTACTTTAGAATTGCTTTCATGACCAGCCAAGTTGACTCGGAGAAAGCAATAGATACCTTCACCTGTCAAACAGTTCGAAGAACATTAAACAAACATCTCAGGGCTATTCTTGGACTCTTGCCGCGTTCACGATCAGCTAAAGGAGTCTTACCCTTTGAAGAGTACGTGCAATGTCCAAAGTTGGACACGCACAACCATGGCCTGTTTAGGGTAAATGATTTCATCATcgaagacgaaaagacatgcagTGACCACCATGCACTTGGCGAGGCGCATGTTCTCACAAAAGCGGATGTGCTTGGTAG